The sequence ATGCAACAAGTGCTTATGAAGAAACCACCAAACGTGGCGCAAAATCTTATATGGAACCAACCGTTGAAAAAGATGAACACGGAGAAGTTGTGCGAAGCGGAATTTATACTTATGGCGAAACCGTCCATATGTTCGTGGAACGCAAAAACTACAATGGAGCATTTCTACCAGGTTTCCGCGAATGGAAAAGTGATTACAATCCAACCGAAACTGGCTTAAAATACATTGACCACATGGTTGGTAATGTAGGTTGGGGCCAAATGAATAAATGGGTTAAATGGTATGAAGACGTAATGGGCTTCGTAAATTTCCTTTCGTTTGATGACAAACAAATTCACACAGAATACTCAGCATTGATGAGTAAAGTGATGAGCAATGGCAACGGACGAATTAAATTCCCAATAAACGAACCAGCTAAAGGAATAAAAAAATCACAGATTGAAGAATACTTAGATTTTTATGAAGATTCTGGAGTGCAGCATTTAGCAGTTGCAACAGACGATATTATTAAAACCGTAAGCCAATTAAAAGCACGCGGCATAGAGTTTTTACCACCACCACCACAAGCATATTATGACGATATACCCAACCGTTTGGGCGAGCATTATAGTATGATGAAGGAAGACATCAATGAACTCAGAAAACTTTCAATAATGATTGATGCCGATGAAGATGGCTATTTGCTTCAAATATTCACAAAGCCGTTGGAAGACAGGCCAACCCTATTTTTTGAAATAATTCAACGTATGGGAGCAAAAGGTTTTGGAGCAGGAAACTTTAAAGCACTTTTTGAATCCATTGAGCGCGAGCAAGCACAAAGAGGAACTTTATAAATTTGTAACAATAGCTAAACCCCATCGTCTTAAAAAGGTGGGGTTTATTTTTTTTTGGAATGGTAGTTGTAATTTTAAAAACCCTAAACTCCTTAAGTTAACTTTTATGAAGAAGCTACTCACGCTTTTAATTCTTTTCGGCAATATAACTTTTCTTTCCGCTCAGGAAAGAGCCTATGGTGATGGCGAACATTTCAAATTTAGAGTTCACTACGGTTTTGTTACTGCTGGCTACGCAACTTTAAAAGTTAAAAATTCAACCTTAAACGGAAAAGATGTTTTTCACGTGCGCGGGTTTGGAGAAACCGTTGGGGTTTCAAAATGGTTTTTTAAGGTTGAAGACGATTATCAGTCTTACATAGACAAAGAAAAGAATATTCCATACCGTTTTATTCGTAAAATAGACGAAGGTGGTTATACCAAAGATGTTCAAATTGATTTTAACCACAACTCAAAAAAAGCCACAGTAAACGACAAAAAGCATAATGAAACCACTGTGTTTTCATTCCCTGAAGAAACGCAAGATATGATCTCGGCGTTTTACTATCTTCGAAACAAAGTGGACACTGAAAACCTAAAAGAAGGCGATGTTGTAGAGATAAATATGTTCTTTGATAAAGAAAATAACAAATTCAGGTTAAAATTCCTTGGAAAAGAGATTTTAGATACTAATTTTGGGCGCGTTCGCACTTTGATTTTTAGACCTTATGTTCAGTCGGGTCGTGTTTTTAAGGAAAAGGAAAGTCTAACTGTCTGGATTAGTGACGATAAAAATAAAATACCGTTGCTCATTCAAGCAGAATTGGCCGTGGGTTCCTTAAAAGCGTCACTAACCGAATTTAAAGGATTACAGCATTCCTTTAAAATATTGGCGAAATAATAAATTGCTGATATAAGACTTAGGACGAAAGGACATAAGACATAAGACTTTAGCCAATATTCAAAATATATTATTGTCCTACGTCTTAATATCTTACCGCTTATGTCAATTTTTATATAAAGCAAATTTGTTCAATTAACAATAATACCGAAAACTCCCAGCATTGAAGAATTTAATTTTAGCCGTACTTACTCTTACCCTGTTTACCACCGCTTGTGAAAATAAAAAAGAAGACATAACTGATACCACAGCTATTGTTGAAGAACCAATAATCAATCAATACGGTTATGTTCTAAACGATTTCATTGTAGTGCGAGATACTATTCGCAAAGGCGATACTTTCGGTGATATTCTTTATGCCAACGGTGTTCCTCAGGATAAAATCATGGAAGTTGCCACTAAATTTCGTGATAGTTTTGATGTTCGTAAAATTCGGGTTGGAAAGCCCTATGTTCTTCTAAATTCTAAAGATTCGCTTAATAAAACACAAGTTTTTATTTACGAAACAAATAATATTGACTACGCCGTTATTGATTTTAGAGATACCCTTTCAATTTATAATAGTCAGAAACCCGTTCGCTACGAAGATAGGGAAGCATCGGGTGTTATTACTAGTTCGCTTTCTGCAACTATGGAAGAGCAAAATCTAAGTCCTTATATGACGGACCAGTTAGCAAATATCTACGCTTGGACCATTAACTTCTTTAAAGTGCAGCCGGGAGATCGTTTCAAGGTAATTTATACTGAAAAATTCATTGACGACACAATTCCAGGAGGATTGAAAGAAATAAAAGCCGCCTATTTTGAACATCGAGGCAAACCGCTTTATGCTTTTAAATTTTCTTCAGATTCATTGGGCAAAATTTCTGGCTATTATGATGAAATGGCTAACAATTTGAAACGCGCTTTCTTAAAAGCTCCAGTACAATTCAGCAGAATATCTTCCAGATATAATCTTAACAGACGTATAAAATATTACGGTTTCAAACTGCGCCCACACCGCGGGACAGACTTTGCTGCTCCTGTAGGAACGCCTATTTTAGCGACAGCAGATGGTGTTGTAACAAAGTCTGAATACAGAGGAGGCAACGGGAACTACGTTAAAATACAACACAATGGCACTTACGAAACTCAATATCTTCATATGAAAGCCAGAAACGTGAAAGTAGGAAGCCACGTGAGTCAAGGTGATGTAATTGGTTGGATAGGTATGACAGGAAACACAAGCGGCCCTCACGTTTGTTATCGCTTCTGGAAAAACGGAAAAGAAGTAGATCCATTCAGGGAAGACACCCCTTTTTCACAACCGCTTCCTAAAGAATTGCACGATCAATATTTTGCAAATCTGCTTCCTTTGAAGGAACAATTGGATTGCATTTCCTTTTAATTTTTTTCTGCATTTTAAAATGTTAATAAACTTGTTATTAACTAACAATTGATATTTCAGGCTTTTAGGCTTTTAATTTTATCTTTATTCCAACGTATTATTCTTAATTATTTCTTAATTATTTCTTAATCATTTTTGTTGGTTAGAACCTATTTAAGATTGTATTTTTGCCGAAATTTTTAAACTTAAAATTTAAATTCATGAAAAAACTTTTACTTCTTGTTTTTTTACTAGGCGGTTTTGCCGCTTTTTCACAAACAATCGTTACTGGAACGGTAGTCGATTCTGAATCCAATGACCCCTTGGCAGGCGCCAATGTTGTTGAAACTGGCACAACCAACGGTGCCATTACCGATTTTGACGGAAACTTCACTTTGAAAACTTCTGCAAAAGCGGGTATGCTTACCATTTCATACATTGGATACGCAATTCAAAAGGTGCCTTTTAAAGTTACAGGCGCATCTTTAAACTTAGGAACAGTAAAAATTACTGTAGATGATGATGCACTTGAAGAAGTAGTTATTGTAGGAAGAGGAATTATAGATTTAGCAAAAGATCGCCAAACTCCTATTGCCGTTTCAACCATTACCTCTGCTGAAATTCAAGCGAAAGCTATTGGTAACGTAGAATTTCCAGAGGCTATAAAAAGTACTCCAAGTGTTTACGTTGCAAACCAAGCTGGTGGTTTTGGAGATTCTGAAATGTTTTTACGTGGTTTTGACCAAACAAACACAGCTTTCCTTTTAAACGGACAACCAATTAACGGAATGGAAGACGGAAGAATGTACTGGTCTAACTGGTCTGGTATGAGCGATGTTGCAAATGCTGTTCAAGTTCAACGTGGTTTGGGTTCTTCAAAATTAGCAATTTCATCTGTTGGTGGAACTGTAAACATTGTATCTCGCGCTGCTGGTAGAAAAGAAGGTGGTTTTGCACGTTTTATGACTGGTAACGATAGCTACTTTAAAGGAACTATTAGTTATGACTCTGGTCTAAAAGGAAAATGGGCGTACAGCTTTTTGTTAGACCACTGGCAAGCACACAGAAAATATTCTGATGGTACTGGTGGACAAGGTCAAAACTACTTTGTTGGGATTGGTTATATTCCTAATGATAAGCACTCTTTCAACTTCTTGTTGACTGGTGCCCCACAATATCACGATCAAAACTTTACAAATTCACTTAAAACCTACGCAGAACGCGGAAAGCGTTTCAATGCAAACTCTGGTTTTTACAATGGTGAGCGTTTTACACTTAGAAGAAACTACTACCACAAACCAGTCGTAAACCTAAACTGGGATTGGAATATTAGTGAAAAAACTAATCTATCTTCTGTATTGTACGCATCCTTTGGCCGCGGTGGTGGAACCGGGCCTGCTGGTAAATCAAGCAGCATCGCTACTGACGAAAATGGCGAAGTAGATTTCGACAAAATTGAAGAAAATAACATTGCTGGTGCCGAAAACGGAATTGGTAGTTTCGGGCAAGGTTCACTTGTTAGAAGAATGTCTGTAAACAACCATAACTGGTACGGTTTCCTTACAAATCTTGAAAGCAACGTAAGTGATAATTTTACTGTAAATGTTGGTCTTGACACTCGTTTCTACAAAGGAAGCCACTGGTATCAAATGAACAATCTTCTAGGTCTTCAAGGTTATGCAGATGGTCGTGGTTATGGAGATGCAAGAGATGATAGCTATGTTATTAGCGAAACTTTTGAAGCAAATCCTTGGGCTGCATTGTTCAGCTCTGCAGATGAAGCGCAACGTTTTAACTATGATTATTCTGAAAACATCAACTACATTGGTGGTTTTGGTCAAGCAGAATACAAAGTTGATAACTTCTCAGCTTTTGTACAAGGAGCTGTTTCAACCCAAAGCTACCAAAGAGAAGGTCGTGCAGAAGGCAAGGAAATAGAAGGCGTAAACGGTCTAGGCAAGTCTGAAAAGATAAACAAAATGGGCTACAACGTAAAAGGTGGTATGGGCTATAGCTTTTTGGAAAACAGCACCATTTTCGCAAACGGAGGTTATTATTCAAGACAACCTTTCTTGGACAATATTTTTGACGATGTTAGAAACTCAAACTACATTCTTTCAGGAGATGACGAAATTGAAAACGAAGAAATCTTGGGTCTTGAAGTTGGTTACAGACTTCGCGCAGGTGCTTTTAGTTTAGATTTAAACGGTTATTACACTAGCTGGGGTAACAGATTCCTAGGTGGTAGTTTCATTAAAGGAGATCCAAATTCAACAAACCCAATTGAGCAAGTAGATCGTTTCCAAAGATTTACAAACATTACGCAACTTCACAAAGGATTTGAGTTTGAAGGGAAATACCGTTACTCTGGTGATTTTATGCTTAGAGCTTTTGGTAGCATCGGTAACTGGAAATATGATGGTTCAACACCTTTTCAGACTAGAGACAATGAAACAAATGTTGTATTAGAAGAAGGTAATATTGATCTTAGCGGTACCAAAGTTGGTAATGCGCCACAAACTTCTTTCGGTTTTGGTTTCAAATACAACATTGTTGGTGGTTTAAGCGTAGATTCAGACTACAACGTGTACACAGATCTATATGGTTTTGTTGATGCTAAAGATGTAATTAAAGCTTCACAAAAAGGCGAAGTTTACCAAGCACAACGTTTGCCTGCTTATGGTGTACTAGATGCAGGAATCACTTACAAATTTGATTTTGGTGGTAATGACTTAACATTTAGAGCTAACTGCTATAACGCAACTAACGAAATTTACCTAAGTCAAAAAAGTTCTCGTGGTGAGTTTTACTACGGAAACGGAAGAACTTGGAACGCAAGTATTCGTTACAATTTTTAATAAACATTTTAAACTGTTTAGAAAAATGCCTCAATCTTTTGGGGCATTTTTTTTATATATTAATCTTATCTTTGGAATTCTTCAAAAAAACGAAAACCTATGTACACAACCATTCAATTTATCCATTCTTATTGGGCTTATTTAGTACTTCTTATTGTTGTTTTAGCAACAATAAATGCACTGGCTGGCTTTTTCTCAAAGCGAGAATACAGCGCCAAAGATTTTAGAATTTCACTATTCGCACTTATTGTAACACACATTCAGTTATTGATTGGGCTAGTTTTATATTTTGTTTCGCCATTAGGTTTGCAGAATATTACAACCAACGGAATGGGTGCAGTTATGAAGGATTCAGTTTCTAGACTTTACGCAGTAGAGCATCCTATGGTTATGATTTTAACCGTAGTTTTTATTACCATCGGCTATTCAAAACACAAAAAGAAATTGCTTTCAAGCAAGAAATTCAAAACCTTGGCAATATTTTATACCATTGCTTTGGTATTAATGCTAAGCAGAATTCCTTGGAGTCAGTGGTTTTAAAATGAAGTAAAAAAAACGTGAATAATATTTTCACAGAATAATCAATGTAGGCGCACGATTTTTCGGGCGCCTATTGTTTTTAAAAATATCACGAAGTTTTTTCTTTTTCAGCGTGTAATTGTTTGTGTGAGATAACAATCAAAATACCAATCAAGACGATTGAAATTATAGAAGCGTTCAATGTGCCAAGATCCAAACCGCCATTTGCAATGGGCTTAGTCAAAAAATCGCCAAAGGTTGCTCCAAACGGTCGCGTAAATATAAAGGCAATCCAAAATAGTAAGATTCTATTTATTTTGGTGAAATAATGAAGCAAGACCACAATCAAGATAATACTTGCCGTAACTAATGCACCGTTTAAATAAGTTAAGCCTACAACGTCACTGAGATAATCTCCGAAAGCAGTTCCCAAACTGTTCGAGAACAAAATAGCAATCCAGTAGAAAATTTCTTTGTTTCTCTCAATAATTGGGAACACACTCAGACTTTTAAATTTTTTGTGCCAAAGAAGAAGTGTGAAAAGCAAACACGCAAAAAGAATAATACTCCCAACGGTATAGCCTAAATGCAAACTACGATCCATAAAATCTGAAATCTCCGTTCCCAAAGTTGTTGTCGCTATAATAACCAACCAATAAAAAACTGGAATATATCTTTTTGAAAAAAGCTGAATCAGCAATACAATTAAAAAGAATACGGCGGTTATGGCAATACCTACCATATAGCCCAAATTGAGTGTCATTGCTAAAAAATCGCCCAAGGTTTCGCCTAGCGTGGTTGCAATAATCTTCATTAACCAGAAGAGTAGGGTTATCTCTGCTACTTTATTTAAATTTTTCATGTTGTTATTTTAATACTAAGCTATTGGTTTGAAGCAGAATTCTTATTGTCGTTTTAATAAGGAATAGCTTTATAACAAAAAACCCGCAAAAAAAATTCACGGGTTGATCATTATTTAGGCCTGCGCGTGATGAATCGCGTGCGAACGTAATTTTTTGGCACTCTTTATTTATCCCCAATCTTCTCTTTTATCAAATAAATAAAAACAGGAAAGTGGTCACTATAACCGCCAGTATAACCATTGGCAAAGCTTCTAAAAGGATAGCCTTTATATCTACCGCGTGGATTTGCCAGATAACTTTTATTGTAAATACCCGCTTTGTATAAACGATAGGATGAATAATCTTTTTTAGCCAGTTCGGTGGAAACAATAATTTGGTCAAAAAGATTCCAGGCATCACGATAGGCGAGTGTGCCCATTCCTTTTTTGTGCATATCTTCCATTGGGTTGTAGAGTTCTTTGATCTTCATGTCTTCTCTTACACTTTTCGTTTTCAAGACATCTTTTATGCTTGGGCTTGTGGGATCGTCATTCATATCGCCCATAGTCATTATTTTGGCATAAGGATCTTCGCTGAATAGTGAATCCATTATATGTTTGTTAAGTTCCGCAGCCTTTATTCTTTTTGGACGGCTTCGTTCTTCGCCACCGCTTCGTGAAGGCCAGTGATTCACTATAACACTAATTTTTTCGCCATCTAGCATACCGCTCACCAAAAGCTGATCTCTTGTAAACACACGTTTGCTGCGGTTTTGGTCATCAAAAATCAACAATGGATATGCTTTATAATTTGAAGGTGTAAAAAGTTTTTTCTTATAAAGAAGCGCCACATCAATACCACGGCGGTCTGGACTGTCAAAATGAATAATGCCGTAATCTTTGTTTACTAAAGACTCTTGGTTCAGCAAATCTTCCAGAACACGGAGGTTTTCAATTTCACTTACACCTATTAAAGCAGGAGAAGTGCCAGTTACATCTGCTCCAATTTCAGAAATAACCTTGGCCATATTTGCTAATTTAGATTCATAAATTTCCTTGGTCCAATGGTCTTTTCCTTCTGGGGTACGATCGTCATCAAAAATTAGCGGATCGTCTTCATAATCAAATAGGTTTTCAACGTTATAAAACGCCACGGTGATTATTTTATACTGTTTCTCATTCTGTCCAAATGAGACTGTACTGAAAAGCAAATAAACACCGAGGAAGCAAAAAGAAATTTTCATTTGTATCAAATTTATTTATTAAAGAGCGCTAAAAAATTTTAAGTTATAATTAACATTAGCAATTTCAAAAGTAGCCAATTCATTTAAAAAATGTAGTTTTGCACCGCATTTTAAAACAAAAATTTATACTTAACTCTATTGATTTTAATGAACAAATTATTTTTTACAATTTGCACAGTGTTTTTGGTAAGCTTTTCAGCCCTTGCTCAAAATCCTGTAATAATGGGAAAGGTACTCGATGCCAACTCCAGTGAACCCATTCCGGATGTTACAGTTAGCATTCAGAATAGTATTTTCAGCACTGTTACCGATGCCAAAGGAGCATTTTCCTTTTCGCAGCAAACCCTTCCGCAGGGCGAACAGGTTTTGAAAATTTCAAAAGCAGGTTTTTCTGACTTGCAGATTTCAGTAAACATTCAGAATGATGCTCCGGTTATTATGAAGCCTATTCTGTTGAATTTAAACCTTTTAGAAGCTGAAGCCCAAATTGGTGTTATCAGTCTTTCTGATGATCAATTGGATGAAGATGATGGAACATCCTACAACGTATCTGGATTACTGCAAGCTTCCAAAGATGTATTTTTGAGCGCAGCTTCTTATGATTTTAGTGCAACATTTTTTAGACCAAGAGGCTACGATTCCGAAGACGGAAAAGTACTTATAAACGGTCTTGAAATGAATAAACTTTACAATGGAAGACCGCAATGGTCTAACTGGGGCGGGCTAAATGACGCACAGCGCAACCAGATGTTCTCAATGGGTATTTCGGCCAACGAATATACTTTTGGTCATTTGGCAGGAACAACAAACATTATTATGCGTGCTTCAGAATATCGCGAAGGTGGCCGGATTTCCTACGCATCCAGTAACCGTAGTTACCGCGGCCGTGTAATGGGTTCTTATAACAGCGGATTGCTTCCAAGTGGTTGGGCATATTCATTTTTGGTATCCCGACGTTTTGGAAATGAAGGCTATAACGATGCTAGTTTGTACGATGCAAACTCCTTTTTTGCTTCCGTAGAAAAGAAATTGAACGAAGATCACAGTATTAACTTTACCACTTTTTATACTCCAAACCGCAGAGGTAAATCTTCGGCAAATACCCAAGAGGTTTACGATCTTAAAGGAACGAGATACAATAGTTACTGGGGAAATCAAGAAGGTGATATGCGCAACTCGCGTATAAAAGAAGTAGAAGAGCCTGTTGTTATGCTGAACCATTTTTGGAACATTTCAGAAAAAACACAGCTAAATACCAACGTTGGGTATCAATTCGGGAAAACCGGAAACAGCCGTTTAGGGTATGACAATGCTCCAAACCCAGACCCAAGTTACTATCAAAAATTGCCAAGCTTCTTTTTAGCAGATCCTACCGGTCCTGATTATGGAGGTGCGTATCAGGCATATTCACAATTTGTGAACGACGGTCAAATAAACTGGCAAGATATTTACGAAACCAACGTTTTTTACGGTGGTACTTCTCGTTATTATTTATATGAAGACAGAAACGACGACAAGCAGCTTTCCGCAAACACTATATTAACTTCTCAGTTAACAGATAATATCGCGCTAAATGCCTCTTTGAACTATCGCAACTTAAACTCCAACAATTTTGCGAATATGATTGATCTTTTGGGTGGAAATGGATATTTGGACGTTGATTCTTTCAACACTGGTGATGCTGCCCAAAACGATTTGAACAACCCAAACCGCATAGTTCGGGAGGATGAAACATTTAAATATAACTATGAAATAGACGCTTCAGATTACAGTGGTTTTCTACAAGGGCAGTTTTCATATTCATCAGTAGATTTCTATCTTGCTGGAAAAGTAGGGAGAACTTCATACCAACGTAATGGTTTGTACAAAAACGGATCTTTCGCAGAGGGTAATGATTCATTCGGAAAAAGTGAAAAATTAGACTTTACAACTTACGGAGCAAAAGCGGGAGCTACCTACAAAATTTCTGGAAAACACGCTTTTGAAGTAAACACTGCTTATTTCACAGATGCCCCTACGGTACGTAACTCTTTTTCAAACTCACGCCAGACCAATGCTACTGTTATTGGTTTAACGGAAGAAAAAAACATCAATGTAGATGGAAGTTACATTTTCCGATCGTCTTTTGTTAAAGCGCGTTTAACGGGTTACTATACTTTAATGCAAGACGCTTCTGAAGTGTCTTTCTATTATGCCGATGGTATTTCTGTTCCAGGAAGATCTGCATCAACCGCTTTTGTTCAAGAAGTGCTTACAGATGTTGATAAAAAGAATATAGGAGCCGAATTGGGAATAGAAGCCCAAGTAACCACGACAATTAAGTTGAAAGGTGCTGCTGCCTATGGCCAAAATACGTATGACAATAATCCAGACCTATATTTAGCATCAGATGATTTTACGGATGTGCCAGGCGGAGTTGTAAACTACGGGAAATCTTATTTAAAGGATTATAAAGTTGCCGGAGGCCCACAACAAGCCTACCAATTAGGCTTTGAATACCGCGATCCAGCTTTCTGGTTCTTTGGTGCATCTGCCAATTATTTTAACAATGCCTATATAGATATTTCGCCATTAACGCGTACTGAAAATTTCTATCTAGATAACGACGGAATTCCTTTTAACGATTACGACCCAGCCAAAGCAAGAGAATTGTTAAAGCAGGAAAAATTTGACGACTACATGTTGGTAAACGTTGTAGGAGGAAAGTCTTGGAAAATAAAGGATTATTACTTTGGTTTTTTTGCAACCATAAGCAACGTCTTAGATAAAGAATATAAAACAGGTGGTTTTGAACAAGGAAGAAATGCAAACTTTAGAACCCTTTCTGAAGATGCCGCAAATGATACACCCGTTTTTGGTTCCAAATACTGGTATGGCTATGGAGCTACCTATTATTTAAACGTTTACGTTCGATTTTAATTAAAATAAAAGCATTAAATTTATATACAGATGAAAAATTTAAAAAACATAAAACTACTTAGTTTCCTATTCATTTTAGGAATGATTGTTACTTCCTGCGTTC comes from Aequorivita sublithincola DSM 14238 and encodes:
- a CDS encoding TonB-dependent receptor translates to MKKLLLLVFLLGGFAAFSQTIVTGTVVDSESNDPLAGANVVETGTTNGAITDFDGNFTLKTSAKAGMLTISYIGYAIQKVPFKVTGASLNLGTVKITVDDDALEEVVIVGRGIIDLAKDRQTPIAVSTITSAEIQAKAIGNVEFPEAIKSTPSVYVANQAGGFGDSEMFLRGFDQTNTAFLLNGQPINGMEDGRMYWSNWSGMSDVANAVQVQRGLGSSKLAISSVGGTVNIVSRAAGRKEGGFARFMTGNDSYFKGTISYDSGLKGKWAYSFLLDHWQAHRKYSDGTGGQGQNYFVGIGYIPNDKHSFNFLLTGAPQYHDQNFTNSLKTYAERGKRFNANSGFYNGERFTLRRNYYHKPVVNLNWDWNISEKTNLSSVLYASFGRGGGTGPAGKSSSIATDENGEVDFDKIEENNIAGAENGIGSFGQGSLVRRMSVNNHNWYGFLTNLESNVSDNFTVNVGLDTRFYKGSHWYQMNNLLGLQGYADGRGYGDARDDSYVISETFEANPWAALFSSADEAQRFNYDYSENINYIGGFGQAEYKVDNFSAFVQGAVSTQSYQREGRAEGKEIEGVNGLGKSEKINKMGYNVKGGMGYSFLENSTIFANGGYYSRQPFLDNIFDDVRNSNYILSGDDEIENEEILGLEVGYRLRAGAFSLDLNGYYTSWGNRFLGGSFIKGDPNSTNPIEQVDRFQRFTNITQLHKGFEFEGKYRYSGDFMLRAFGSIGNWKYDGSTPFQTRDNETNVVLEEGNIDLSGTKVGNAPQTSFGFGFKYNIVGGLSVDSDYNVYTDLYGFVDAKDVIKASQKGEVYQAQRLPAYGVLDAGITYKFDFGGNDLTFRANCYNATNEIYLSQKSSRGEFYYGNGRTWNASIRYNF
- a CDS encoding endonuclease; translated protein: MKISFCFLGVYLLFSTVSFGQNEKQYKIITVAFYNVENLFDYEDDPLIFDDDRTPEGKDHWTKEIYESKLANMAKVISEIGADVTGTSPALIGVSEIENLRVLEDLLNQESLVNKDYGIIHFDSPDRRGIDVALLYKKKLFTPSNYKAYPLLIFDDQNRSKRVFTRDQLLVSGMLDGEKISVIVNHWPSRSGGEERSRPKRIKAAELNKHIMDSLFSEDPYAKIMTMGDMNDDPTSPSIKDVLKTKSVREDMKIKELYNPMEDMHKKGMGTLAYRDAWNLFDQIIVSTELAKKDYSSYRLYKAGIYNKSYLANPRGRYKGYPFRSFANGYTGGYSDHFPVFIYLIKEKIGDK
- a CDS encoding DUF3108 domain-containing protein, with protein sequence MKKLLTLLILFGNITFLSAQERAYGDGEHFKFRVHYGFVTAGYATLKVKNSTLNGKDVFHVRGFGETVGVSKWFFKVEDDYQSYIDKEKNIPYRFIRKIDEGGYTKDVQIDFNHNSKKATVNDKKHNETTVFSFPEETQDMISAFYYLRNKVDTENLKEGDVVEINMFFDKENNKFRLKFLGKEILDTNFGRVRTLIFRPYVQSGRVFKEKESLTVWISDDKNKIPLLIQAELAVGSLKASLTEFKGLQHSFKILAK
- a CDS encoding membrane protein gives rise to the protein MKNLNKVAEITLLFWLMKIIATTLGETLGDFLAMTLNLGYMVGIAITAVFFLIVLLIQLFSKRYIPVFYWLVIIATTTLGTEISDFMDRSLHLGYTVGSIILFACLLFTLLLWHKKFKSLSVFPIIERNKEIFYWIAILFSNSLGTAFGDYLSDVVGLTYLNGALVTASIILIVVLLHYFTKINRILLFWIAFIFTRPFGATFGDFLTKPIANGGLDLGTLNASIISIVLIGILIVISHKQLHAEKEKTS
- a CDS encoding TonB-dependent receptor; amino-acid sequence: MNKLFFTICTVFLVSFSALAQNPVIMGKVLDANSSEPIPDVTVSIQNSIFSTVTDAKGAFSFSQQTLPQGEQVLKISKAGFSDLQISVNIQNDAPVIMKPILLNLNLLEAEAQIGVISLSDDQLDEDDGTSYNVSGLLQASKDVFLSAASYDFSATFFRPRGYDSEDGKVLINGLEMNKLYNGRPQWSNWGGLNDAQRNQMFSMGISANEYTFGHLAGTTNIIMRASEYREGGRISYASSNRSYRGRVMGSYNSGLLPSGWAYSFLVSRRFGNEGYNDASLYDANSFFASVEKKLNEDHSINFTTFYTPNRRGKSSANTQEVYDLKGTRYNSYWGNQEGDMRNSRIKEVEEPVVMLNHFWNISEKTQLNTNVGYQFGKTGNSRLGYDNAPNPDPSYYQKLPSFFLADPTGPDYGGAYQAYSQFVNDGQINWQDIYETNVFYGGTSRYYLYEDRNDDKQLSANTILTSQLTDNIALNASLNYRNLNSNNFANMIDLLGGNGYLDVDSFNTGDAAQNDLNNPNRIVREDETFKYNYEIDASDYSGFLQGQFSYSSVDFYLAGKVGRTSYQRNGLYKNGSFAEGNDSFGKSEKLDFTTYGAKAGATYKISGKHAFEVNTAYFTDAPTVRNSFSNSRQTNATVIGLTEEKNINVDGSYIFRSSFVKARLTGYYTLMQDASEVSFYYADGISVPGRSASTAFVQEVLTDVDKKNIGAELGIEAQVTTTIKLKGAAAYGQNTYDNNPDLYLASDDFTDVPGGVVNYGKSYLKDYKVAGGPQQAYQLGFEYRDPAFWFFGASANYFNNAYIDISPLTRTENFYLDNDGIPFNDYDPAKARELLKQEKFDDYMLVNVVGGKSWKIKDYYFGFFATISNVLDKEYKTGGFEQGRNANFRTLSEDAANDTPVFGSKYWYGYGATYYLNVYVRF
- a CDS encoding M23 family metallopeptidase, with translation MKNLILAVLTLTLFTTACENKKEDITDTTAIVEEPIINQYGYVLNDFIVVRDTIRKGDTFGDILYANGVPQDKIMEVATKFRDSFDVRKIRVGKPYVLLNSKDSLNKTQVFIYETNNIDYAVIDFRDTLSIYNSQKPVRYEDREASGVITSSLSATMEEQNLSPYMTDQLANIYAWTINFFKVQPGDRFKVIYTEKFIDDTIPGGLKEIKAAYFEHRGKPLYAFKFSSDSLGKISGYYDEMANNLKRAFLKAPVQFSRISSRYNLNRRIKYYGFKLRPHRGTDFAAPVGTPILATADGVVTKSEYRGGNGNYVKIQHNGTYETQYLHMKARNVKVGSHVSQGDVIGWIGMTGNTSGPHVCYRFWKNGKEVDPFREDTPFSQPLPKELHDQYFANLLPLKEQLDCISF
- the hppD gene encoding 4-hydroxyphenylpyruvate dioxygenase, with amino-acid sequence MSKKEVKSVDYGLEKIFEGAEDFLPLLGTDYVEFYVGNAKQSAHFYKTAFGFQSYAYKGLETGSRDSVSYVLKQDKIRLVLTTPLTSKSPINDHIVKHGDGVKVIALWVDDATSAYEETTKRGAKSYMEPTVEKDEHGEVVRSGIYTYGETVHMFVERKNYNGAFLPGFREWKSDYNPTETGLKYIDHMVGNVGWGQMNKWVKWYEDVMGFVNFLSFDDKQIHTEYSALMSKVMSNGNGRIKFPINEPAKGIKKSQIEEYLDFYEDSGVQHLAVATDDIIKTVSQLKARGIEFLPPPPQAYYDDIPNRLGEHYSMMKEDINELRKLSIMIDADEDGYLLQIFTKPLEDRPTLFFEIIQRMGAKGFGAGNFKALFESIEREQAQRGTL